In Xiphophorus maculatus strain JP 163 A chromosome 18, X_maculatus-5.0-male, whole genome shotgun sequence, a single genomic region encodes these proteins:
- the LOC106699825 gene encoding probable E3 ubiquitin-protein ligase RNF183 encodes MARDDMAEVDLPSNGAEPPGEASPAFPYEEYECKICYNYFDLDRRAPKILECLHTFCEECLNTLHLREERPWRISCPVCRHRTPVPDYRIQNLPNNTKVTEDFPLYIDSDPLPQDALPPYPPPLHPALVALRREEASGASGASQATASTTVSTATTLSQDSVRYDSCQSCKRVALTTGCVCVIFSFLSMLVLLFMGLIFVHSHSIPPSPAGPICLSVASILAMFSVVVTWLICWLKYRPDHETGRASATSNSRRNA; translated from the coding sequence ATGGCGAGAGATGACATGGCAGAGGTAGACTTGCCATCAAACGGAGCGGAGCCCCCCGGTGAGGCCTCCCCGGCGTTCCCCTATGAGGAGTACGAGTGTAAAATCTGTTACAATTACTTCGACCTTGACCGGCGGGCTCCGAAGATCTTGGAGTGTTTGCACACGTTCTGCGAGGAGTGCCTGAACACGCTTCACCTCCGGGAGGAGCGGCCATGGCGCATCAGCTGCCCAGTGTGTCGCCACCGGACGCCTGTCCCGGACTACCGGATCCAGAACCTGCCCAACAACACCAAGGTGACGGAGGATTTCCCGCTCTACATCGACTCGGACCCCTTGCCGCAGGACGCCCTGCCGCCGTACCCTCCGCCTCTGCACCCGGCTCTGGTCGCCCTCCGCCGTGAGGAGGCGTCGGGCGCGTCCGGCGCCAGCCAGGCGACCGCTTCCACCACGGTGTCCACGGCCACTACCCTCTCTCAGGACTCGGTGCGCTACGACAGCTGTCAGAGCTGCAAGAGGGTGGCGCTGACCACCGGCTGCGTGTGCGTGATTTTCTCGTTCCTGTCCATGCTGGTGCTGCTGTTCATGGGCCTGATTTTTGTGCACAGCCACAGCATCCCCCCTTCTCCGGCCGGACCCATCTGTTTGTCGGTCGCCAGTATCCTGGCCATGTTCTCTGTGGTCGTCACGTGGCTCATCTGCTGGCTCAAATACAGACCTGACCATGAGACAGGCCGCGCGTCCGCTACCAGTAACTCCAGGAGGAACGcctga
- the sgpp2 gene encoding sphingosine-1-phosphate phosphatase 2, protein MQELMAYLQDPELVARFQRKCGLYLVEGSNPGPGRSRSANGAPITQEKPRGQLQGSWDRQDSNSNYEYKDCKKPQYEVRNRLLHFLFLFSAALGHEVFYITCLPCIHWNLDPFLCRRLVNMWTLVMYVGQVMKDLLKLPRPPSPPVVKLETRVDAEYGLPSTHAMAATAISFTLLLSAPSRVQFCFQTGLLIAATFSSLVSLSRLYTGMHSVLDVVCGILITVVLILLTYPFWESFDSFQLTSPLSPIIALSLLLFLSYTYPELDHYTTTRGDTTTILGACAGCSVGYWANVQLGDTFEPRGPLPVPLPTVTALSVARGAGRSLVGVVALVGTRQIVKKLSLEALYSWYNAPKTDKNARRRKEIEVPSKFVTYTAVGLVNSILVNRVFALIGLL, encoded by the exons ATGCAGGAGCTGATGGCCTACCTCCAGGATCCGGAGCTTGTGGCCCGGTTCCAGAGAAAATGCGGGCTGTACCTAGTCGAAGGGTCGAATCCGGGCCCCGGCAGGAGCCGATCTGCGAACGGAGCCCCTATCACCCAGGAGAAACCACGTGGGCAGCTGCAGGGAAGCTGGGACCGGCAAGACAGCAACTCAAACTATGAATACAAG GACTGCAAAAAGCCTCAGTATGAGGTAAGAAACCGGCTGCTccacttcctcttcctgttctcGGCTGCTCTAGGTCATGAAGTGTTTTACATCACCTGCTTGCCCTGCATACACTGGAATCTGGACCCGTTCCTCTGCCGCCGCCTTGTCAACATGTGGACC TTGGTGATGTACGTTGGCCAGGTGATGAAGGACCTGCTGAAGCTTCCTCGCCCGCCCTCGCCGCCTGTGGTCAAGCTTGAGACGCGCGTGGACGCGGAGTACGGACTGCCGTCCACCCACGCGATGGCCGCCACTGCCATCTCCTTCACACTTTTACTGAGTGCTCCCTCCAGAGTACAG tTCTGCTTCCAGACAGGCCTGCTGATCGCTGCGACGTTCTCGTCTCTGGTGTCTCTGAGCCGACTCTACACTGGCATGCACTCAGTTCTG GATGTGGTTTGTGGCATTTTGATCACTGTCGTCCTGATTCTGCTCACCTACCCTTTCTGGGAATCCTTCGACAGCTTCCAGCTGACCAGCCCACTGTCCCCCATCATCGCTCTGTCACTGCTGCTCTTCCTAAGCTACACATACCCAGAGCTGGACCATTACACCACCACACGAGGAGACACCACCACCATTCTCGGCGCGTGCGCTGGTTGCTCAGTTGGATACTGGGCCAACGTGCAGCTGGGTGACACTTTTGAGCCCCGGGGGCCGTTACCTGTTCCTCTACCCACAGTAACGGCGCTGTCTGTGGCCAGAGGGGCTGGACGAAGCCTGGTGGGAGTTGTTGCCCTGGTGGGAACTCGGCAGATAGTGAAGAAACTGAGTTTGGAGGCGTTGTATTCTTGGTACAATGCTCCGAAAACGGATAAAAATGccaggaggaggaaggaaataGAAGTACCATCCAAGTTTGTCACATACACAGCTGTTGGACTGGTTAACTCTATATTGGTCAACAGAGTCTTTGCTCTGATTGGACTTCTATGA
- the farsb gene encoding phenylalanine--tRNA ligase beta subunit: protein MPTVGVKRDFLFKALGRTYTDEEFDELCFEFGLELDEITSEREIISKEQGDSKASDASDVILYKIDVPANRYDLLCLEGLVRGLQVFKNKLEAPRYRRLSPDSGEPQRLIITKETAAVRPHAVAAVLRNITFTQERYDSFIELQEKLHQNICRKRSLVAIGTHDLDTISGPFTYTAKAPGDICFRPLNQTKEYTATQLMSLYKTDSHLKHYLPIIEDKPVYPVIYDSNGIVLSMPPIINGDHSKISLKTKNVFIECTATDLTKGKIVLDMIVTMFSEYCAQPFTVEQAEVVYPDGKTCIYPELAYRKEKLSGEFINKKVGIRESTERIAQLLTRMCLLSQPTGVSDEIEVEIPPTRPDVIHACDIMEDAAIAYGFNKITRTTPSTYTIATQFPLNKLTELLRQDLAAAGFTEAFTFALCSQEDTADKLGKKIAETRAIHISNPKTAEFQVARTTLLPGLLKTIAANKKMPLPLKLFEISDVVLKDESKDVGARNSRRFCAIYYNKTPGFEVIHGLLDRTMQLLEVKAARGEGYHIQAADDSTFFPGRCAEIFARGTSVGRLGVLHPDVISRFDLTMPCSALEMDLEPFLGHTAEILLTHDVPMQETFKHPFPAPSQSQPTLPSRLPSTKTVFGDLSSQAGLKALNDFLTDRSYIEGFTVSQADAAVFDAIPSPPSQAFCHLRRWYCHIKSFQTERARLPSARSQFVLPPTSPASPNNTSEDDMNLFGSDDDEESAEAARIREQRLSEYAAKKSKKPALVAKSSILLDVKPWDDETDMAKMEECVRSVAMEGLLWGQSKLVPVGYGIKKLQIGCVVEDDKVGTDLLEEAITAFEEYVQSVDVAAFNKI from the exons ATGCCGACTGTCGGGGTTAAAAGAGACTTTCTCTTTAAAGCTTTGGGCAGAACATACA CTGATGAGGAGTTTGACGAGTTATGCTTTGAGTTTGGGCTGGAGTTGGATGAAATT ACCTCAGAAAGGGAGATAATCAGCAAGGAGCAGGGCGACTCTAAAGCTTCAGACGCATCCGATGTTATTCTGTATAAGATCGACGTGCCAGCTAACCGCTACGACCTGCTGTGTCTGGAGGGGCTTGTCCGTGGTCTACAGGTCTTCAAGAATAA GCTCGAGGCGCCTCGATACAGACGCTTGAGTCCAGACAGTGGGGAGCCTCAGAGGTTGATCATCACTAAAGAG acagCAGCAGTGCGACCCCATGCCGTGGCAGCAGTGTTGAGGAACATCACTTTCACTCAGGAGCGCTATGACAGTTTCATTGAGCTGCAGGAGAAGCTACATCAGAACATCTGCAG AAAGAGGAGCCTGGTTGCCATTGGCACCCATGACCTGGACACCATCTCAGGTCCGTTCACCTACACTGCCAAAGCTCCCGGAGACATCTGCTTCAGACCGCTAAACCAGACCAAAGAGTACACGGCTACTCAGCTCATGAGCCTCTACAAG acagacagtcACTTGAAACATTATCTCCCTATTATTGAAGACAAGCCTGTGTATCCAGTCATCTATGACAGCAACGGCATTGTACTGTCAATGCCTCCTATAATCAACg GGGACCATTCAAAAATCAGTTTAAAGACAAAGAACGTCTTTATCGAGTGCACAGCAACCGATCTTACTAAG GGAAAGATCGTGTTGGACATGATCGTGACCATGTTCAGCGAGTATTGTGCTCAGCCTTTCAC GGTGGAGCAGGCTGAAGTGGTGTACCCAGATGGAAAGACCTGCATATACCCC GAACTGGCTTACAGGAAGGAGAAGCTGTCTGGCGAGTTCATCAACAAAAAAGTTGGCATTAG GGAATCAACGGAGAGAATTGCTCAGCTCCTGACCCGGATGTGCCTCCTCTCCCAACCCACTGGCGTCAGTGATGAGATTGAGGTGGAGATCCCCCCCACCCGTCCAGACGTCATCCACGCCTGTGACATCATGGAGGACGCCGCCATCGCCTACGGGTTTAACAAAATCACCCGCACGACGCCAAGCACCTACACCATAGCCACCCAG tttCCTCTCAATAAACTGACAGAGCTGCTGAGACAAGACCTGGCAGCTGCTGGATTCACAGAGGCTTTCACCTTTGCTCTG TGTTCTCAAGAAGATACAGCAGACAAGCTTGGAAAAAAGATCGCTGAGACTCGAGCTATTCACATTTCCAACCCCAAGACTGCAGAGTTCCAG GTGGCACGCACCACTTTACTTCCTGGCCTGCTGAAAACCATAGCTGCCAACAAGAAGATGCCCCTTCCTCTCAAACTATTTGAGATATCTGATGTGGTGCTGAAGGATGAGAGCAAAG ATGTTGGGGCAAGGAACAGTCGGCGTTTCTGTGCCATTTATTACAACAAGACTCCAGGCTTTGAGGTGATCCACGGCCTGCTGGACCGAACCATGCAGCTGCTGGAGGTGAAAGCAGCTCGTGGAGAGGGATACCACATCCAGGCTGCAGACG ATTCCACCTTCTTCCCGGGTCGCTGTGCTGAGATCTTTGCCCGTGGGACGAGTGTAGGGCGTCTCGGAGTCCTTCACCCCGACGTCATAAGCCGCTTCGATCTGACCATGCCCTGCTCTGCTTTGGAGATGGATCTCGAACCTTTCCT TGGCCACACTGCTGAAATCCTCCTCACACATGACGTTCCCATGCAGGAAACCTTCAAGCACCCGTTTCCAGCTCCCAGCCAATCCCAGCCAACTCTGCCATCTCGCCTGCCTTCAACTAAAACGGTGTTTGGCGATTTGAGCTCACAGGCAGGCCTCAAGGCGCTTAATGATTTCCTGACAGACAGAAGCTACATAGAGGGTTTCACGGTGTCCCAAGCTGACGCCGCAGTGTTCGATGCCATCCCTTCTCCGCCCTCGCAGGCTTTCTGCCACCTCCGGCGCTGGTACTGCCACATCAAGTCCTTCCAGACGGAGAGAGCGCGGCTCCCGTCAGCCAGGAGTCAGTTTGTTCTCCCACCCACTTCGCCTGCCTCCCCAAACAACACAAGCGAAGATGACATGAACCTTTTCGGTTCCGACGACGACGAAGAGAGCGCAGAGGCAGCTCGGATCCGAGAGCAGCGCCTGTCCGAGTATGCCGCCAAGAAGTCTAAGAAGCCGGCGCTTGTCGCCAAGTCCTCCATCCTCCTCGATGTTAAGCCGTGGGATGACGAGACGGACATGGCCAAGATGGAAGAGTGCGTCCGTAGCGTCGCTATGGAGGGCCTGCTGTGGGGGCAGTCCAAGCTGGTGCCAGTGGGCTACGGGATCAAGAAGCTCCAGATAGGGTGCGTAGTGGAGGACGATAAAGTGGGCACGGATCTGCTGGAGGAAGCCATCACTGCTTTCGAGGAATACGTTCAATCTGTGGATGTGGCTGCCTTCAATAAGATCTGA